A single genomic interval of Rhodopseudomonas palustris harbors:
- the ureG gene encoding urease accessory protein UreG codes for MSDHHGPLRVGIGGPVGSGKTALMDLLCKSMRERYDIAAITNDIYTKWDAEFLVRSGSLTPDRIAGVETGGCPHTAIREDASMNLAAVAEMRSKFPGLDLVLIESGGDNLAATFSPELADITIYVIDVAAGDKIPSKGGPGITRSDLLVINKIDLAPYVGASLEKMDTDAKRMRGARPFVMTNLKKSEGLDRIIGFIEEKGGLTPRRSA; via the coding sequence ATGTCGGATCATCACGGCCCTCTCCGCGTCGGCATCGGCGGTCCCGTCGGCTCGGGCAAGACTGCGCTGATGGACCTGCTCTGCAAGTCGATGCGTGAACGCTACGACATCGCGGCGATCACCAACGACATCTATACCAAGTGGGACGCCGAATTCCTGGTGCGCTCCGGCTCGCTGACGCCGGACCGGATCGCCGGGGTGGAGACCGGCGGCTGCCCGCACACGGCCATCCGCGAGGATGCGTCGATGAATCTCGCCGCTGTGGCCGAGATGCGAAGCAAGTTTCCGGGGCTCGATCTCGTGCTGATCGAGTCCGGCGGCGACAATCTGGCCGCGACATTCTCGCCCGAACTCGCCGACATCACCATTTATGTGATCGACGTCGCTGCAGGGGACAAGATCCCCTCGAAAGGCGGCCCAGGTATCACCCGGTCTGACCTCCTGGTTATCAATAAGATCGATCTGGCGCCCTATGTCGGCGCCTCGTTGGAGAAGATGGATACCGATGCCAAACGGATGCGCGGCGCGCGGCCGTTCGTCATGACCAATCTGAAAAAGAGCGAAGGCCTCGATCGCATTATCGGCTTTATCGAAGAAAAGGGCGGCCTGACGCCGCGGCGGTCGGCCTGA